The following are from one region of the Sphingomonas oryzagri genome:
- the motA gene encoding flagellar motor stator protein MotA, protein MFAAIGLVVLLVMVFGGFAFTGGDLHPVLESIPHEMIIIGGAAVGAIVAGNSMKELKQFGGGLGKIFKGPKYKKQDFLDTIFLTSSLMKMLRTDGPVAVEPHIEDPKSSTVFVNYPKLLKDSTLVHLICDTLRLVVVSSGTLDPHAVEEVMDNSLKTHHHDDIRPADMLQSLADALPALGIVAAVLGVVKTMGSIDKPPAILGAMIGSALVGTFMGVLLAYGIVAPFGNRCRQVIESDAAIYHVVKQIIIASLHGHPLPLVIEAARSSISHANQPAFADVFDGMRGR, encoded by the coding sequence ATGTTCGCAGCGATCGGCCTCGTGGTCCTTCTCGTCATGGTGTTCGGCGGTTTCGCCTTCACCGGCGGCGACCTGCACCCCGTGCTCGAATCGATCCCGCACGAGATGATCATCATCGGCGGCGCCGCCGTCGGCGCGATCGTCGCGGGCAATTCGATGAAGGAGCTAAAGCAGTTCGGCGGCGGCCTCGGCAAGATCTTCAAGGGGCCGAAATACAAGAAGCAGGATTTCCTCGACACCATCTTCCTCACCTCGTCGCTGATGAAGATGCTGCGCACCGACGGCCCGGTGGCGGTCGAACCGCATATCGAGGATCCCAAGTCCTCGACGGTGTTCGTCAACTATCCCAAGCTGCTCAAGGATTCGACGCTGGTCCACCTGATCTGCGACACGCTGCGCCTGGTCGTGGTGTCGTCGGGCACGCTCGATCCGCACGCGGTCGAGGAGGTGATGGACAACAGCCTCAAGACCCACCACCACGATGACATCCGCCCCGCCGACATGCTGCAGTCGCTAGCCGACGCGCTCCCCGCGCTCGGCATCGTCGCGGCCGTGCTCGGCGTGGTGAAGACGATGGGCTCGATCGACAAGCCGCCGGCCATCCTCGGCGCGATGATCGGCTCGGCGCTGGTCGGCACCTTCATGGGCGTGCTGCTCGCCTACGGCATCGTCGCGCCGTTCGGCAACCGCTGCCGCCAGGTGATCGAGAGCGACGCCGCCATCTATCATGTGGTCAAGCAGATCATCATCGCCTCGCTCCACGGCCATCCGCTGCCGCTGGTGATCGAGGCGGCGCGTTCCTCCATCAGCCACGCGAACCAGCCGGCCTTCGCCGACGTGTTCGACGGCATGAGGGGCCGCTAA
- a CDS encoding hemerythrin domain-containing protein, with protein MSKYTPRNEQGDHRILKDDPQAIALLKDEHHKFRELFDKAEDAEGEALVKIARELTLRLAIHMTIEEELLYPAVKDLGEEEKGEVDEGIVEHGSGKVLCAEIEQLDGTEELFKSKVHVLGEETVHHIDEEDEELFETAKQAARDGKVDLDELGRKMRARQAELYRQVEETGEMGVTHEAEVEEVPSV; from the coding sequence ATGTCAAAATACACGCCGCGCAATGAGCAGGGCGATCACCGCATCCTCAAGGACGATCCGCAGGCGATCGCGCTTCTGAAGGACGAGCATCACAAGTTCCGCGAACTGTTCGACAAGGCCGAAGACGCGGAAGGCGAAGCGCTCGTGAAGATCGCCCGCGAGCTGACACTGCGTCTCGCCATCCACATGACGATCGAGGAGGAACTGCTCTATCCGGCCGTCAAGGATCTCGGCGAGGAGGAAAAGGGCGAGGTGGACGAGGGCATCGTCGAACACGGTTCGGGCAAGGTGCTGTGCGCGGAAATCGAACAGCTCGACGGCACCGAGGAACTGTTCAAGTCCAAGGTCCACGTGCTCGGCGAGGAGACCGTCCACCATATCGACGAGGAGGATGAGGAACTGTTCGAGACCGCCAAGCAGGCGGCCAGGGACGGCAAGGTCGATCTCGACGAACTCGGCCGCAAGATGCGCGCGCGACAGGCGGAACTCTACCGGCAAGTCGAGGAGACGGGCGAGATGGGCGTCACCCATGAGGCCGAGGTCGAGGAAGTGCCGAGCGTCTAG
- a CDS encoding flagellar basal body P-ring protein FlgI has translation MKRLLLLALAAFGLAAAPAHADRIKDLGQWQGLRTNQLTGYGIVVGLSGTGDDSLEYTTYAMKGVASRFGLQIPPGIVPANKNAAAVMITADLPAFAKPGQVLDITVSALGKAKSLRGGTLIMAPMYGADGQVYAMAQGNLAVGGLGVSAADGSNVVVNVPTAGRIPNGATVEKSVDAGFATSPTINFNLGEADLTTVQRVAAAINRVMGPGHAEAIDATTVAIQAPPGAESRTALMARLEDLDVDPADAAARVVVNARTGTVVINGAVRIAPAAVSHGKLTVKVDEKPQVSQPAPFSQGQTAVVPNSAIGVEEKNSPMFLTGGSSLSDIVKAVNAIGASPADLVAILEALKQAGAMKADLIIL, from the coding sequence GTGAAGCGCCTTCTCCTCCTCGCCCTGGCTGCCTTCGGGCTTGCCGCCGCCCCCGCGCACGCCGACCGGATCAAGGATCTCGGCCAGTGGCAGGGTCTGCGCACCAACCAGCTGACCGGCTACGGCATCGTCGTCGGCCTCTCGGGCACGGGCGACGACAGCCTCGAATACACCACCTATGCGATGAAGGGCGTCGCGTCGCGCTTCGGTCTGCAGATCCCGCCGGGCATCGTTCCGGCGAACAAGAATGCGGCGGCCGTGATGATCACCGCCGATCTGCCCGCCTTCGCCAAGCCCGGCCAGGTGCTCGACATCACGGTCTCGGCGCTGGGCAAGGCCAAGAGTCTGCGCGGCGGCACGCTGATCATGGCGCCGATGTACGGTGCCGACGGCCAGGTCTATGCGATGGCGCAGGGCAACCTCGCGGTCGGCGGCCTCGGCGTGTCGGCGGCGGACGGATCGAACGTCGTCGTCAACGTGCCGACGGCGGGCCGCATCCCGAACGGGGCCACGGTCGAAAAATCGGTCGACGCCGGCTTCGCCACATCGCCGACGATCAACTTCAACCTCGGCGAGGCGGATCTGACCACCGTCCAGCGCGTCGCCGCCGCGATCAATCGGGTGATGGGCCCCGGCCACGCCGAGGCGATCGACGCGACCACCGTCGCCATCCAGGCGCCTCCCGGTGCCGAGAGCCGCACCGCGCTGATGGCCCGGCTGGAGGACCTCGATGTCGATCCGGCCGACGCCGCCGCGCGCGTGGTCGTTAATGCCCGGACCGGAACGGTCGTTATCAACGGTGCGGTCCGCATCGCGCCGGCCGCCGTCAGCCACGGAAAGCTCACGGTGAAGGTCGACGAAAAGCCGCAGGTCTCTCAGCCAGCCCCCTTCTCGCAGGGGCAGACCGCGGTCGTGCCGAACAGCGCGATCGGGGTGGAGGAGAAGAATTCTCCGATGTTCCTCACCGGCGGCTCCAGCCTGTCGGACATCGTGAAGGCTGTGAACGCCATCGGTGCGTCCCCCGCCGACCTCGTCGCCATCCTCGAAGCGCTGAAGCAAGCCGGCGCCATGAAAGCGGACTTGATCATCCTATGA
- the flgG gene encoding flagellar basal-body rod protein FlgG, translating into MTTAALHVARTGLDAQQERMQVIANNIANVNTTGFKRDRANFETLAYQYITAPGATSAGDDKYTQGTALGGGVKLAGTSRSDVQGSINQTGNALDVAIQGAGFFQIQQPDGTTAYTRDGNFSVSAEGQIVTQDGRPLVPNIQIPDGATNITIGADGTVSATTAGSTASTQLGKIQLASFVNPTGLQSVGNNMLIQTDASGDPQQGDAGTDGRGTIEQGALEASNVNVVEELVDMIETQRAYEVNSKMIKATDEMLQFANQNM; encoded by the coding sequence ATGACCACCGCCGCCCTCCATGTCGCCCGCACCGGCCTCGACGCTCAGCAGGAGCGGATGCAGGTCATCGCGAACAACATCGCGAACGTGAACACCACGGGTTTCAAGCGCGACCGCGCTAACTTCGAGACGCTGGCCTACCAGTATATCACCGCGCCGGGCGCCACCTCGGCGGGCGACGACAAATATACGCAGGGCACCGCGCTCGGCGGCGGCGTGAAGCTCGCCGGCACCTCGCGCTCGGACGTGCAGGGTTCGATCAACCAGACCGGCAACGCGCTCGACGTCGCTATCCAGGGGGCGGGCTTCTTCCAGATCCAGCAGCCGGACGGCACCACCGCCTATACCCGCGACGGCAACTTCTCGGTTTCGGCCGAGGGGCAGATCGTGACGCAGGACGGCCGCCCGCTGGTTCCCAACATCCAGATCCCCGACGGCGCCACCAACATCACGATCGGCGCCGACGGCACGGTCTCCGCGACCACCGCCGGTTCCACCGCCTCCACCCAGCTTGGCAAGATCCAGCTGGCCAGCTTCGTCAACCCGACGGGCCTGCAGTCGGTCGGCAACAACATGCTGATCCAGACCGACGCATCCGGTGATCCGCAGCAGGGCGATGCCGGCACCGATGGCCGCGGCACGATCGAGCAGGGCGCGCTGGAAGCCTCCAACGTTAACGTCGTGGAAGAGCTGGTCGACATGATCGAGACCCAGCGCGCCTACGAGGTCAACTCGAAGATGATCAAGGCAACGGACGAGATGCTCCAGTTCGCCAACCAGAACATGTGA
- a CDS encoding flagellar basal body L-ring protein FlgH, which yields MIRTFALSASLLGLAATLAVATPADARKKKQDNQVTDFTATMPAAPVAPPADGAIFHASYGYAALTSGARAAMVGDLVTIQLVEATQAQKSNSADTTRTSNIGLTPPTTGPLSFFSSTDASMGGSGTFKGKGDAAQSNALTGNITVTIAQVLPNNVYLIRGEKHLTLNRGDEVIQIAGLIRAADIDSTNTVLSTRVANAQINYTGKGEIARASTQGWLGRFFSRVSPF from the coding sequence ATGATCCGCACCTTCGCCCTTTCCGCCAGCCTGCTCGGTCTCGCCGCGACGCTCGCCGTCGCGACGCCCGCCGATGCGCGCAAGAAGAAGCAGGACAATCAGGTCACCGATTTCACGGCGACCATGCCTGCCGCTCCCGTCGCCCCGCCGGCGGACGGCGCGATCTTCCACGCTTCCTATGGCTATGCGGCGCTGACCTCCGGCGCGCGCGCCGCGATGGTCGGCGATCTCGTCACGATCCAGCTGGTCGAGGCGACGCAGGCGCAGAAGAGCAATTCGGCCGACACTACGCGCACGAGCAATATCGGCCTCACCCCGCCGACCACCGGCCCGCTGTCCTTCTTCTCGTCGACCGACGCGTCGATGGGCGGATCGGGCACGTTCAAGGGCAAGGGCGACGCCGCCCAGTCCAACGCGCTGACCGGCAACATCACGGTCACCATCGCGCAGGTGCTGCCCAACAACGTCTATCTGATCCGCGGCGAGAAGCACCTGACGCTGAACCGCGGCGACGAGGTGATCCAGATCGCCGGCCTGATCCGCGCGGCGGACATCGACTCGACCAACACCGTGCTCTCCACCCGCGTGGCGAACGCGCAGATCAACTACACCGGCAAGGGCGAGATCGCGCGTGCCAGCACACAGGGCTGGCTCGGTCGCTTCTTCTCGCGCGTCAGCCCCTTCTGA
- a CDS encoding rod-binding protein: MIQAIPTLASATQPSKADADKAKLKTAAQQFEAVFLRQMIGTMRQASLGDGMFDSEATQQFQDMADSKTADAMSQKGVLHLADLLEKQLGATVAKQAGATTTAAAAATAKPDVTSLATAKVATGAPS, translated from the coding sequence ATGATCCAGGCAATCCCAACCCTCGCCAGCGCCACGCAGCCTTCCAAGGCCGACGCGGACAAGGCCAAGCTGAAGACGGCTGCGCAGCAGTTCGAAGCGGTCTTCCTGCGCCAGATGATCGGCACGATGCGCCAGGCCAGCCTCGGCGACGGCATGTTCGACAGCGAGGCGACCCAGCAGTTTCAGGACATGGCGGACAGCAAGACCGCCGATGCCATGTCGCAGAAGGGCGTGCTGCACCTCGCCGACCTGCTGGAGAAGCAGCTCGGCGCCACCGTCGCCAAGCAGGCCGGCGCGACGACGACGGCTGCCGCCGCCGCCACCGCCAAGCCCGACGTCACCAGCCTCGCCACCGCGAAGGTGGCCACCGGAGCCCCGTCATGA
- a CDS encoding flagellar motor protein MotB, protein MASAAKRGRNEPVEPPKIVIVKKITGEGHGGHHGGAWKVAYADFVTAMMAFFLLLWILGATTEKQRKGIADYFSPTLVEMREKSAGSNGPFGGDSIISKDNYAHRASQTGSKSITIPKDASGGQKEGAAAIRTRDRVRFNMLKQKLQQQMKANKATNGLDQHVRFSETPEGLRIDIVDGADFSMFALGSDQLVSRAQNLIQEVSQTIATVPNGVIVRGHTDGLPYAAGRTVNNWTLSSARAEATRKALAGGGVANDRFLRIEGVADREPYLGATDAYDPRNRRMSITLAWTDGGADESDVKAMQAQIGGAAGGGTNDARPEDQPRGFIGH, encoded by the coding sequence ATGGCCAGCGCCGCCAAGCGCGGCCGGAACGAACCGGTCGAGCCGCCCAAGATCGTTATCGTCAAGAAGATCACTGGCGAAGGCCATGGCGGCCATCACGGCGGCGCGTGGAAGGTCGCCTATGCCGACTTCGTGACGGCGATGATGGCCTTCTTCCTGCTGCTGTGGATTCTCGGCGCCACCACCGAGAAGCAGCGCAAGGGCATCGCCGACTATTTCTCGCCCACGCTCGTCGAGATGCGGGAGAAGTCGGCCGGCTCGAACGGGCCGTTCGGCGGCGATTCGATCATCTCGAAGGACAATTACGCGCACCGCGCCTCGCAGACCGGCTCCAAGTCGATCACGATCCCCAAGGACGCATCGGGCGGCCAGAAGGAAGGCGCGGCCGCGATCCGCACACGCGACCGGGTACGCTTCAACATGCTGAAGCAGAAGCTCCAGCAGCAGATGAAGGCCAACAAGGCGACCAACGGCCTCGACCAGCATGTCCGTTTCTCCGAGACGCCAGAGGGCCTGCGCATCGACATCGTCGACGGCGCCGACTTCTCGATGTTCGCGCTCGGATCGGATCAGCTCGTGTCGCGCGCTCAGAATCTGATCCAAGAGGTCTCGCAGACCATCGCGACCGTGCCCAACGGCGTGATCGTGCGCGGCCATACCGACGGCCTGCCCTATGCGGCCGGGCGCACGGTGAACAACTGGACGCTCTCCTCCGCGCGCGCCGAGGCGACGCGCAAGGCGCTGGCCGGTGGCGGCGTCGCCAATGATCGCTTCCTGCGCATCGAGGGCGTGGCCGATCGCGAACCCTATCTGGGCGCGACCGATGCCTACGACCCGCGCAACCGCCGCATGTCGATCACGCTCGCCTGGACCGATGGCGGCGCGGACGAGAGCGACGTGAAGGCGATGCAGGCGCAGATCGGCGGAGCGGCCGGCGGCGGCACGAACGACGCCCGCCCCGAGGACCAGCCGCGCGGCTTCATCGGCCACTGA
- a CDS encoding D-amino-acid transaminase, which produces MARIAYVNGSFVPLDEAKVSILDRGFLFADGIYEVTAVLDGKLIDTPRHMARLERSAREIGMRLAETPDRIEAIEQELIARNDLTEGVVYLQATRGMEDRDFLPSPDLAPTLVMFTQAKALVDSPVARTGIAVATVPDIRWGRRDIKSVMLLAQVLAKQEAQRKGAADAWLVTEDGLVTEGASSTAWIVTQDGTLVTRSKSHITLPGCTGDALADLIAEMGLTIDFRPFSVEEALAAKEAFNSAAGSLILPIVSIDGHPVGTGTPGPVTTRLRDLYIEHARR; this is translated from the coding sequence ATGGCACGCATCGCATATGTCAACGGCAGCTTCGTTCCGCTCGACGAGGCGAAGGTCTCGATCCTCGATCGCGGATTTCTCTTCGCGGACGGCATCTACGAGGTGACGGCTGTGCTGGACGGGAAGCTGATCGACACGCCGCGCCACATGGCCCGGCTCGAACGCTCCGCCCGCGAGATCGGGATGAGGCTGGCCGAGACGCCCGATCGGATCGAGGCGATCGAGCAGGAACTGATCGCGCGCAACGACCTGACCGAAGGCGTCGTCTATCTGCAGGCGACACGGGGCATGGAGGATCGCGACTTCCTCCCCTCCCCCGATCTCGCGCCCACACTGGTGATGTTCACGCAGGCCAAGGCGCTGGTCGACAGCCCCGTGGCCCGCACCGGTATCGCCGTCGCCACCGTGCCGGACATCCGCTGGGGCCGCCGCGACATCAAGAGCGTGATGCTGCTCGCGCAGGTGCTCGCCAAGCAGGAGGCGCAGCGCAAGGGGGCCGCCGATGCGTGGCTGGTCACCGAGGACGGTCTGGTGACGGAGGGGGCGTCCTCCACCGCCTGGATCGTCACGCAGGACGGCACGCTCGTCACCCGCTCCAAGTCGCACATCACCCTGCCCGGCTGCACCGGCGACGCGCTCGCCGATCTGATCGCCGAAATGGGGCTGACGATCGATTTCCGTCCCTTCTCGGTCGAGGAAGCGCTGGCCGCGAAGGAGGCGTTCAACAGCGCCGCCGGATCGCTGATCCTGCCTATCGTCTCGATCGACGGCCACCCGGTCGGCACCGGCACGCCCGGCCCGGTCACCACGCGCCTGCGAGACCTCTATATCGAACACGCGCGCCGCTGA
- a CDS encoding flagellar basal body rod protein FlgF codes for MDQLIYTSLSAMRALMQKQAITANNLANVNTTGFRGDMTNAQAVYLPSNGGISARAQAADSKDSSDMDAGANVATGRDLDIAMDGDALLGVQATDGTEAYTRRGDLQVADSGLLTTGDGLPVMGDSGPITLPPADSVRIDKTGVVWIVPQGGDPNQPQQMGHLKLVSAKGSQVEKGDDGLFHVANGGALPSDPNARITSGTLEGSNVSVTRTLTDMIDASRAWETQVKMLAGAKEMDTSTAQLMDMNGQ; via the coding sequence ATGGACCAGCTGATCTACACCTCGCTGTCCGCGATGCGGGCGCTGATGCAGAAGCAGGCGATCACGGCGAACAACCTCGCCAACGTCAACACGACCGGCTTCCGCGGCGACATGACCAATGCGCAGGCGGTGTACCTCCCATCCAACGGAGGCATCTCCGCCCGCGCACAGGCCGCCGACAGCAAGGACTCCTCCGACATGGACGCCGGCGCCAACGTCGCCACCGGCCGCGATCTCGACATCGCGATGGACGGCGACGCGCTGCTCGGCGTCCAGGCCACCGACGGTACCGAGGCCTATACCCGCCGCGGCGACCTCCAGGTGGCGGACAGCGGCCTGCTCACCACCGGCGACGGTCTGCCGGTGATGGGCGACAGTGGCCCGATCACGCTGCCGCCCGCGGACAGCGTGCGCATCGACAAGACCGGCGTGGTCTGGATCGTGCCGCAGGGCGGCGATCCCAACCAGCCGCAGCAGATGGGCCATCTGAAGCTCGTCTCCGCCAAGGGATCGCAGGTCGAGAAGGGTGACGACGGCCTGTTCCACGTCGCCAATGGCGGCGCGCTGCCCTCCGATCCCAATGCCCGCATCACCTCGGGCACGCTGGAGGGATCGAACGTCTCGGTCACCAGGACGCTGACCGACATGATCGATGCCAGCCGCGCCTGGGAAACCCAGGTGAAGATGCTGGCCGGCGCCAAGGAGATGGACACCTCCACCGCGCAGCTGATGGACATGAACGGCCAGTAA
- a CDS encoding flagellin — protein sequence MLNTSYSLTSQIQNQQALENQISDLNYDISSQVKVHVASDDPAAAAQIAQIGRQQSANAVYTSNVTNAKATTSLVDTSLSSIQTSVQRAKELMLSASNGTMSADDRTAAITELQGIQQSLQTASQATDASGNPLYAKGSPTQIPIGDGVTIAAGESYDDVFGSVSLSNGGTQSLDTILSNAISSLQGDSSGTLDQTAVNSAMDALDDASTHISSAQSDLGVRETRLNNATDDLANSATNLTTSRSALEDTDVTEAYTQMQQKMTILNAAQSMLAQISKTSLFDKLS from the coding sequence ATGCTCAACACCAGCTACTCGCTCACGTCGCAGATCCAGAACCAGCAGGCGCTGGAGAACCAGATCTCGGACCTCAACTACGACATCTCGTCGCAGGTGAAGGTGCACGTCGCCTCGGACGATCCGGCGGCGGCGGCTCAGATCGCGCAGATCGGCCGCCAGCAGTCGGCCAACGCCGTCTATACGAGCAACGTCACCAACGCGAAGGCGACCACCTCGCTGGTCGATACGAGCCTGTCGAGCATCCAGACCTCGGTGCAGCGCGCCAAGGAACTGATGCTGAGCGCGTCGAACGGCACGATGTCGGCGGACGACCGCACCGCCGCGATCACCGAGCTGCAGGGCATCCAGCAGAGCCTGCAGACGGCATCGCAGGCCACCGACGCATCGGGCAACCCGCTCTACGCCAAGGGTTCGCCCACCCAGATCCCGATCGGCGACGGCGTCACCATCGCGGCGGGCGAAAGCTATGACGACGTGTTCGGATCGGTTTCGCTCAGCAACGGCGGCACCCAGAGCCTCGACACCATCCTGAGCAACGCGATCTCGTCCTTGCAGGGCGACAGCAGCGGCACGCTGGACCAGACCGCGGTCAACAGCGCGATGGACGCGCTCGACGACGCCTCCACCCACATTTCCAGCGCCCAGTCCGATCTCGGCGTGCGCGAGACGCGGCTCAACAATGCGACCGACGACCTCGCCAACAGCGCGACCAACCTCACCACGTCGCGCTCGGCGCTGGAAGATACGGACGTCACCGAAGCCTATACCCAGATGCAGCAGAAGATGACGATCCTCAACGCCGCGCAATCGATGCTGGCGCAGATCAGCAAGACATCGCTGTTCGACAAGCTGAGCTGA
- the flgK gene encoding flagellar hook-associated protein FlgK — protein MSDLLGIGASGVRSYQTALSAIGQNVSNADTPGYTRRTVTLTENYAANGGLTSTDTTQFNGVSTASVNRAWNDYQAQASRSAAGEAGSADAIYTWLSNAETSLNDTANGVGQSATAFFSAGTALAGDPNSTANQQSFLSTLSQTATAFNTTASSLASVSSGIATDATTTVQSINSTLDQIDKINLQLKSSQTGSSQAADLADQRDSLLDSLSSNIGINVSLDDKGAATVTLANTSQQLTASVGTAGTRFAVTSGANGALALQAIQNGASTSVTNPGGKLGGLVQSASTVADRRTQLDKMASDFTAAVNAWQAQGQTSSGATGGALLSGTTAATIKITTSDTSTIASASSSASNGNLLTLSSLQGSTGLEQTWSSMVTVQGQAVASAKSADTAATSVASSTMDARNATSGVDLNTEAAELIRYQQAYSGAAKVIQTAQTTMQSILDLF, from the coding sequence ATGAGCGACCTTCTCGGCATCGGCGCATCGGGCGTCCGCTCGTACCAGACCGCCTTGTCCGCGATCGGCCAGAACGTGTCGAACGCGGATACGCCCGGCTATACGCGCCGCACCGTCACGCTGACCGAGAATTACGCCGCCAATGGCGGGTTGACCTCCACCGACACGACGCAGTTCAACGGCGTCTCGACGGCGTCGGTGAACCGCGCCTGGAACGACTATCAGGCGCAGGCGTCGCGATCGGCGGCGGGTGAGGCCGGTAGCGCCGACGCCATCTACACCTGGCTGTCCAACGCCGAGACCTCGCTGAACGATACCGCCAACGGCGTCGGCCAGAGCGCGACGGCCTTCTTCTCGGCCGGCACGGCGCTGGCCGGCGATCCCAACAGCACCGCCAACCAGCAGAGCTTCCTGTCGACGCTCAGCCAGACAGCGACCGCGTTCAACACCACCGCCAGCTCGCTCGCCAGCGTGTCGAGCGGGATAGCGACCGATGCGACGACGACCGTCCAGAGCATCAACTCGACGCTCGACCAGATCGACAAGATCAACCTGCAGCTGAAGTCATCGCAGACCGGCTCGTCGCAGGCCGCCGATCTCGCCGACCAGCGCGACAGCCTGCTCGACAGCCTGTCGAGCAATATCGGCATCAACGTCTCGCTGGACGACAAGGGCGCCGCGACGGTGACGCTGGCCAATACCAGCCAGCAGCTCACCGCCTCGGTCGGCACCGCCGGCACGCGCTTCGCCGTCACCTCGGGCGCCAACGGCGCGCTGGCGTTGCAGGCGATCCAGAACGGCGCCTCGACGTCGGTCACCAACCCCGGCGGCAAGCTCGGCGGACTGGTCCAGAGCGCGTCCACCGTCGCCGATCGCCGCACCCAGCTCGACAAGATGGCGTCGGACTTCACCGCCGCCGTCAACGCCTGGCAGGCGCAGGGCCAGACGTCGTCCGGCGCGACCGGCGGCGCGCTGCTCTCCGGCACCACCGCCGCGACGATCAAGATCACCACCAGCGATACCAGTACCATCGCGTCCGCGTCGTCGAGCGCGTCGAACGGCAATCTGCTCACCCTCTCCAGCCTGCAGGGGTCGACCGGCCTCGAGCAGACATGGAGCAGCATGGTGACGGTGCAGGGCCAGGCGGTCGCGTCCGCCAAGTCGGCCGACACGGCGGCGACCTCCGTCGCATCGTCGACGATGGACGCGCGCAACGCGACCAGCGGCGTCGACCTCAACACCGAGGCGGCCGAGCTGATCCGTTACCAGCAGGCCTATAGCGGCGCGGCCAAGGTCATCCAGACCGCGCAGACCACCATGCAATCCATCCTCGACCTGTTCTGA